The proteins below are encoded in one region of Nitrospirota bacterium:
- a CDS encoding glycosyltransferase, with product MITVLNLAGSGGWAGGETYLLLLARYLDRERFRLIVASPEPGALVDNLRAEGIEAHVLDMEPLGSLAPLFRLRNFLREQQPDIVQSHGARGNVYSRIAGRLAETGAIVSTVHNSLYDYPIGRIKKWLYLACDKLTAPLADCTLCVAESHRQELINRYGLRPDRVVTIPNGVDLTKFQPTQRTQHLREALAISDDVPVIGIVGRLTDQKGHVYLLRALPLLLTKFPALRCLVVGDGELREELQKLAVDLGLTEHCLFLGVRQDIPEVLAAMDLLVLPSLSEGMPYAALEGMAMGKPVVATAVNGVPELIQDGVTGLLVPRKDPVALAQAIETVLANPHLAASFGLAARRLVEQTYSIEAWVGQMESLYESLVDHAQCSCTHD from the coding sequence ATGATCACGGTGCTTAATCTTGCAGGATCGGGCGGGTGGGCTGGCGGCGAGACCTATCTGCTCCTCCTGGCCAGGTATTTGGATCGCGAACGGTTCCGGTTGATTGTTGCTTCGCCAGAGCCCGGCGCGTTGGTGGACAATCTCCGTGCCGAGGGGATTGAGGCTCATGTTTTAGATATGGAGCCGTTGGGGAGCCTGGCACCTCTTTTTCGTCTCCGTAATTTCCTGCGTGAACAACAGCCTGATATCGTCCAGTCGCATGGAGCGCGGGGGAATGTCTACAGCAGAATTGCCGGGCGGTTGGCTGAGACGGGGGCGATTGTCTCGACCGTCCATAACTCCCTCTATGACTATCCCATCGGCCGGATCAAGAAATGGTTGTACCTGGCATGCGATAAGCTCACGGCGCCTCTGGCCGATTGCACACTCTGCGTGGCCGAATCACACCGGCAGGAATTGATCAATCGTTATGGATTGCGGCCTGACAGGGTTGTGACGATTCCAAACGGGGTAGACCTTACGAAGTTTCAGCCAACGCAACGCACCCAGCACCTGCGTGAAGCGCTGGCCATCAGCGATGACGTTCCGGTCATTGGCATTGTCGGAAGGCTCACGGACCAAAAGGGCCATGTCTATTTGTTGAGGGCACTGCCCTTGTTGTTGACGAAGTTTCCCGCTCTGCGCTGCCTTGTGGTGGGGGACGGGGAGTTGCGGGAAGAGCTTCAGAAGCTTGCCGTAGATCTTGGCTTGACCGAGCACTGCCTCTTTTTAGGTGTTCGGCAGGATATCCCTGAGGTGCTGGCGGCGATGGATCTGTTGGTTCTTCCGTCACTGTCCGAGGGAATGCCCTACGCAGCGCTTGAAGGCATGGCGATGGGAAAGCCGGTTGTGGCGACTGCCGTCAACGGAGTGCCGGAACTCATTCAAGACGGTGTGACGGGCCTGCTGGTCCCACGAAAAGATCCGGTCGCGCTGGCCCAGGCCATCGAAACAGTTCTGGCCAATCCTCATCTTGCCGCATCGTTCGGGTTGGCGGCTCGTCGCCTGGTGGAGCAGACGTATTCTATTGAAGCATGGGTCGGGCAGATGGAATCGTTATACGAAAGTCTCGTTGATCACGCACAGTGCTCCTGCACCCATGACTGA
- a CDS encoding glycosyltransferase, translated as MPTAQPFVSIFIPSYNDQADLSACLASLRRVQYSKEKLELVVWDNGSEDETIPMVEQRFQAMAGEGWASLRLIQNGKNEGCYVPYNLVMPLLSPQAHYILGLDADIELDPNALTRLVDAMGGERVVVVGARSVVFRDPLQTAHGAGFVSRWTAKYSERDASEQVECDYVIGCCWLFDKRVFEDMGGFSPDFFINHWEVDYCLRAKVRGWRIMYEPRAVAKHKVQYPTACSTERLYYMFRNKLLMIQDNRYFPCRALTTALCFLLSVGRIVSIAIRERTLRNVVKAWEGLCDGLRGVRGALPEDATADNREVGLPV; from the coding sequence ATGCCGACTGCTCAACCATTCGTCTCCATCTTCATCCCGTCCTATAACGATCAAGCCGATCTCTCCGCCTGTCTGGCCTCGCTGCGACGGGTGCAATACTCGAAGGAGAAATTGGAGTTGGTGGTCTGGGACAATGGTTCAGAGGATGAGACCATCCCCATGGTTGAACAGCGCTTTCAAGCGATGGCCGGGGAGGGATGGGCATCGCTGCGACTTATTCAGAACGGGAAAAACGAGGGATGCTATGTCCCCTACAACCTGGTTATGCCGCTCTTGTCTCCTCAGGCACACTACATCCTCGGCCTTGACGCCGATATCGAGCTTGATCCGAATGCCCTCACTCGTCTTGTCGACGCCATGGGAGGGGAACGGGTCGTCGTCGTAGGGGCCAGGTCAGTCGTGTTTCGCGACCCTCTTCAGACCGCGCATGGAGCCGGTTTCGTCAGCCGCTGGACAGCCAAGTACAGTGAACGTGACGCGAGTGAACAGGTCGAATGCGATTATGTGATCGGATGTTGCTGGCTGTTTGACAAAAGGGTATTTGAAGATATGGGAGGGTTTTCTCCGGATTTCTTTATCAACCATTGGGAGGTCGACTATTGCCTGCGAGCGAAAGTTCGCGGCTGGCGTATCATGTATGAGCCACGGGCCGTCGCGAAACACAAGGTGCAGTATCCGACCGCCTGCAGCACCGAGCGCCTGTACTACATGTTCCGCAATAAGCTCCTAATGATTCAAGACAATCGCTATTTCCCCTGCCGGGCCTTGACCACGGCATTATGTTTCTTGCTGTCGGTAGGGCGAATTGTGAGCATCGCGATCCGAGAGAGAACCTTGCGCAACGTCGTCAAGGCTTGGGAAGGTCTCTGTGACGGTCTGCGAGGTGTGAGGGGGGCACTCCCGGAAGATGCGACGGCTGACAATCGTGAAGTCGGGCTGCCAGTCTAA
- a CDS encoding class I SAM-dependent methyltransferase, which produces MNPIVRIGRQLFYRFFPSAFVSAYIRTLYLKKFVRTITFSNVLDAGCGTGLFTLFLASRFPQAQFTGYDLSRDDLEQGRADARQKGLGNVSFKVQDLMSLAEHETFDFIFSIDCLEHIPGNQKVVANLVRALAPGGILYVAMPCEKIHRFLFPKRYFEKYIRWASGEHIGDQYTCDELAAIFRSLGLTILQAQYTFGFWGKLAWELDMLTDRCPRLKRLLLPFLFAVGALDPLCGNRSGPYGLVVAGRK; this is translated from the coding sequence GTGAATCCGATCGTCAGGATTGGGCGACAGTTGTTCTATCGCTTTTTCCCCTCCGCCTTTGTCAGCGCCTACATTCGGACTCTTTATCTCAAAAAGTTTGTGCGAACTATCACGTTTTCGAATGTGCTCGACGCCGGCTGCGGAACCGGCCTCTTTACGCTGTTTCTCGCAAGCAGGTTTCCTCAGGCGCAGTTTACCGGCTACGATCTTTCTCGGGATGACCTCGAACAAGGCCGGGCTGATGCTCGACAGAAGGGGTTAGGGAATGTGTCCTTCAAGGTTCAGGATTTGATGAGTCTGGCTGAGCATGAGACGTTCGACTTTATCTTTTCAATTGACTGTTTGGAACATATCCCAGGTAATCAGAAGGTTGTGGCTAACCTGGTTCGCGCTTTAGCGCCGGGAGGCATCTTGTATGTGGCGATGCCATGCGAAAAGATCCATCGATTCCTTTTCCCAAAGCGCTATTTCGAGAAATATATTCGGTGGGCGTCTGGCGAACATATCGGAGATCAGTATACGTGCGATGAACTTGCGGCCATTTTCCGGTCACTGGGGCTGACCATTCTCCAGGCCCAATACACATTTGGTTTCTGGGGGAAGTTAGCCTGGGAGTTGGATATGCTTACGGACAGGTGCCCGAGGTTGAAAAGACTTCTTCTCCCGTTCTTGTTTGCTGTCGGTGCGCTGGATCCGTTGTGTGGCAACCGCTCAGGCCCATACGGATTGGTGGTGGCAGGGAGGAAATGA
- a CDS encoding glycosyltransferase family 4 protein: protein MNILILAEVSAATVIGGAERVLREQALGLQQRGHQVDLVVRAPLEDPRLQVAVGAVTEHRYGVLRQNQCAFVLSSFLRSVQTFDCVCARDRQDIVLVHQSMAALGPILIRRALARGWVYVCHSLAHEEYLSRTGEHSALCGRVARALGAWLRRWCERVVMQRCAKVVVLSAFMKQRVMAAHRIDESKIHILPGGADPVKFRPAGDRAEVRRSLGIPTDKVVLLAVRNLVARMGLDRLIQAMVQVEKEHPDVLLLIGGSGPLHQELERLIADLHLTHRVKLLGFIAEEELPHYYQAADVVLMPTHELEGFGLVTVEALACGTPVLGTPVGAIPEVLARLGPGLLAKGSDPDSLALAIDVILSRFRAQPDEWERLSLKGRTLVMEHYNWSRHNEQLDLLLQDVCGHSSMPSRGW, encoded by the coding sequence ATGAACATTCTGATATTGGCAGAAGTTTCTGCTGCTACGGTGATCGGGGGAGCCGAGCGGGTTCTTCGTGAGCAGGCTCTGGGGCTGCAGCAACGAGGCCATCAAGTAGATCTGGTCGTGCGCGCTCCTCTAGAGGACCCACGTTTGCAGGTTGCGGTTGGAGCCGTGACGGAGCATCGCTATGGGGTGCTCCGTCAGAATCAGTGTGCCTTTGTCCTGTCGTCGTTCCTCCGGTCAGTCCAGACGTTCGATTGCGTATGCGCTCGGGATAGACAGGATATCGTTCTGGTGCATCAATCCATGGCGGCCCTGGGGCCCATCCTGATTCGCAGGGCTTTGGCTCGCGGCTGGGTCTACGTCTGTCACTCCCTGGCTCATGAAGAATATCTCTCTCGCACTGGCGAACATTCTGCCCTGTGCGGTCGGGTCGCGCGCGCATTGGGTGCATGGCTGCGCCGCTGGTGCGAGCGGGTGGTGATGCAGCGCTGTGCGAAGGTGGTCGTTCTGAGTGCATTCATGAAGCAGCGTGTGATGGCGGCACACCGCATCGACGAGTCCAAGATTCATATTCTGCCTGGTGGCGCCGATCCTGTGAAATTTCGTCCAGCTGGAGATCGGGCGGAAGTGCGGCGCAGTCTTGGTATTCCCACTGACAAGGTCGTTCTCCTGGCCGTGAGAAATCTTGTGGCACGGATGGGACTCGATCGGCTGATCCAGGCGATGGTGCAGGTGGAAAAAGAGCATCCGGATGTCCTGCTATTGATCGGAGGATCTGGCCCCTTGCACCAGGAACTCGAACGGCTGATTGCTGACCTCCATTTGACTCATCGGGTGAAACTCCTGGGGTTCATCGCCGAGGAAGAGTTGCCGCACTATTATCAGGCGGCTGATGTGGTGCTCATGCCTACGCATGAACTGGAAGGTTTCGGGTTGGTGACGGTTGAAGCCCTGGCTTGCGGCACGCCGGTCCTCGGCACGCCGGTCGGAGCGATCCCTGAAGTTCTCGCTCGACTGGGCCCTGGATTGCTCGCGAAGGGCAGCGATCCAGACTCGTTGGCTTTGGCGATCGATGTGATCCTCAGTCGGTTTCGTGCCCAACCAGATGAATGGGAACGGTTGTCGCTCAAGGGGCGCACTCTCGTTATGGAACATTACAACTGGAGTCGGCACAACGAGCAGCTCGATCTGCTCTTGCAGGACGTCTGCGGCCATTCCTCTATGCCATCGCGGGGCTGGTGA
- a CDS encoding radical SAM protein — protein sequence MNPRLRYWLKNLAIKTGSIKVLRKVRDTIAPPVQVDYQLLERTGEVPVPTSVTIEATLACNLHCTMCFQNDYRDRGIAKELGTDGLLQVVRRLPPEIRFAYFLGGEVFLRKGFPRLLEAVDAQGIETFITTNGTRIGPEDWAVLNRVRHLTGLGFSLDGIGAVHDAIRGEDTYEAIVANVRRALLNQRVYISFVMMESNIGQIHKFIKTVTALGIKEIGFVHEMYCLTGDVEATRRRLGWNGQDDIMMTVKKRDWKADSVRQLLDTLATIPALERRHGFVAAFEPPLPAETLPALYDGTIRATTRLFCRELTNLYLDPSGNVVHCGFLRQKFGNVLDQPVEAIWNSRSMREFRKTLLDGNLLPVCRRCCKLSVWPDGEAPVLPLQETVASSTTLVMPDRVGASGVRSGGAAARQESARRN from the coding sequence ATGAATCCAAGATTGCGCTATTGGCTGAAGAATTTGGCGATCAAGACGGGCAGTATCAAGGTCTTGCGAAAAGTTCGAGACACGATTGCTCCTCCGGTTCAGGTCGATTACCAGCTGCTGGAGCGGACAGGTGAAGTGCCAGTCCCGACTTCCGTGACCATTGAGGCGACCTTAGCTTGTAACCTTCACTGCACCATGTGCTTTCAAAACGATTATCGGGATCGTGGGATTGCCAAAGAATTGGGCACGGATGGTCTGCTTCAAGTTGTGCGTCGGCTCCCACCAGAAATCAGGTTCGCGTATTTTCTGGGCGGTGAAGTGTTTCTCCGGAAGGGATTCCCGCGGCTGCTGGAAGCTGTGGATGCGCAGGGCATTGAGACATTTATCACGACCAATGGGACCAGGATTGGACCGGAAGATTGGGCTGTCCTGAACCGGGTTCGCCATCTGACCGGTCTCGGGTTTTCGCTCGATGGGATCGGGGCTGTCCACGATGCGATTCGAGGGGAGGATACCTATGAGGCCATCGTTGCCAACGTCCGGCGTGCCTTGCTTAACCAGCGGGTCTATATCAGCTTCGTGATGATGGAGTCCAATATTGGGCAAATTCATAAATTTATCAAGACCGTTACAGCCTTGGGTATCAAGGAGATCGGTTTTGTCCATGAAATGTATTGTCTAACTGGCGATGTAGAGGCGACGCGCCGTCGGTTGGGGTGGAATGGGCAGGATGACATCATGATGACCGTGAAGAAACGCGATTGGAAAGCTGACTCCGTCCGGCAGCTCCTTGATACGCTTGCCACAATTCCAGCTCTTGAGCGTCGCCATGGCTTTGTCGCAGCCTTTGAGCCGCCACTTCCAGCCGAGACCCTGCCGGCGCTGTATGACGGAACGATTCGTGCCACGACCAGGCTGTTTTGCCGCGAACTGACCAATCTGTATCTCGATCCATCGGGAAACGTGGTCCACTGCGGCTTTCTCCGCCAGAAGTTCGGAAACGTTCTGGATCAGCCGGTTGAGGCCATTTGGAACAGCCGTTCGATGCGGGAATTCAGGAAAACCTTGCTCGATGGCAACTTGCTTCCGGTCTGTCGCCGCTGTTGCAAGTTAAGCGTATGGCCGGATGGAGAGGCACCGGTGCTCCCACTACAAGAAACGGTTGCCTCCTCGACCACACTCGTGATGCCTGACCGAGTCGGGGCGTCTGGTGTACGCAGTGGCGGTGCTGCAGCGCGCCAAGAGTCTGCACGTAGGAATTGA
- a CDS encoding PIG-L family deacetylase, which yields MSEQSSRIHVLALGAHPDDIEAGCGGALIKYARAGHQVFQMVLTEGEEGGQSSVRRQEQEAAAKLIGVEKVYWGGLHDTEIAVDRALIKQIEQVVREVDPHVIFVHYPDDTHQDHRNLATCVVTAARYTKNVLFYEGPTTQNFSPTTFVDIDQVLEGKVEALCAHRSQIKKTNIEKLTIVDIIRASSHFRGIQGRVTNAEAFVPLRMFLTVTP from the coding sequence ATGAGTGAGCAGTCGAGTCGGATCCATGTGCTGGCGCTGGGCGCCCATCCTGATGACATCGAAGCAGGCTGCGGGGGCGCGCTCATCAAGTATGCGCGGGCCGGCCACCAGGTCTTTCAGATGGTGCTGACGGAAGGGGAAGAGGGGGGGCAGAGCAGCGTCCGCAGGCAGGAACAGGAAGCGGCGGCGAAGCTGATCGGCGTCGAGAAGGTCTATTGGGGCGGCCTCCATGACACGGAAATTGCCGTCGACCGAGCCTTGATCAAACAGATCGAACAGGTGGTCCGCGAGGTGGACCCTCACGTGATCTTTGTGCATTACCCGGACGATACGCACCAGGATCACCGCAATCTTGCCACCTGCGTGGTGACCGCGGCGCGCTACACCAAAAATGTCCTCTTCTATGAGGGGCCCACGACGCAGAATTTCTCTCCCACGACCTTCGTGGACATCGACCAGGTGCTGGAAGGGAAAGTCGAGGCTCTCTGCGCCCATCGCTCCCAGATCAAGAAAACCAATATCGAAAAACTCACCATCGTGGACATCATCCGCGCCTCCTCGCATTTTCGGGGGATTCAAGGACGAGTCACGAATGCGGAGGCCTTTGTCCCGCTCCGGATGTTTTTAACGGTCACGCCGTGA
- a CDS encoding class I SAM-dependent methyltransferase, with product MPSDEDVAKFYEEDYWQWYRDEQVGAARNNVHEHALAWLEQLMPCPGALVDVGCGGGTLLALCRDRGWKGIGFDPSHQAAAHARARGLDVQAEAFPPCSLADATADAVTFINVLDHLRDPFATLQEAWRVLRPGGLLYLRVPNGPFHAGLLALSAVLRTDRLAVFHLYGFGRTSLLHHLSRLGFEEIIVRTAPPSQSDPYRRVGESWNIGRTILKRIDQAGFYLLRGLGLTRQAWGPSIEVMARKSDSSAQATEAGRQGSH from the coding sequence ATGCCGTCCGATGAAGACGTGGCCAAGTTTTACGAGGAAGATTATTGGCAGTGGTATCGCGATGAACAGGTTGGAGCAGCTCGTAACAATGTGCATGAGCATGCCTTGGCTTGGTTGGAGCAATTGATGCCATGTCCTGGGGCGTTGGTGGATGTCGGCTGCGGAGGAGGAACCCTCCTTGCTCTCTGTCGTGATCGAGGATGGAAAGGAATCGGTTTTGACCCGTCCCATCAGGCAGCCGCCCATGCGCGGGCTCGCGGATTGGACGTGCAGGCCGAAGCTTTTCCTCCTTGTTCTCTTGCCGATGCCACGGCGGATGCCGTGACCTTCATCAATGTCCTGGATCATCTTCGGGATCCCTTTGCCACATTGCAGGAGGCCTGGCGGGTACTTCGTCCTGGAGGCCTGCTGTACCTCCGAGTCCCGAACGGACCCTTTCATGCCGGCCTGTTGGCTTTGTCTGCGGTTCTGCGGACTGATCGCCTTGCGGTCTTCCACCTCTATGGATTCGGCCGGACTTCATTGCTACATCATCTGTCGCGGCTCGGGTTTGAAGAGATTATCGTGCGCACCGCTCCCCCCAGCCAGAGCGATCCCTATAGGCGAGTAGGTGAAAGTTGGAACATTGGCAGGACCATCCTGAAACGGATCGACCAGGCAGGATTCTATTTATTGCGAGGGCTGGGACTGACGCGACAAGCCTGGGGGCCTTCCATCGAGGTGATGGCTCGTAAGAGTGACTCCAGTGCGCAGGCGACCGAAGCAGGAAGGCAGGGCTCGCACTGA
- a CDS encoding glycosyltransferase family 4 protein yields MTPHKVIHVITRLDRGGSAQNTLLTAIGHEPTRFESLVVAGQTGQWDDQGGDLATDQSRRRLEVAGVRCLLVPTLTREIHPIKDLATLVTLVSIFRREKPTIVHTHTSKAGVLGRLAAWMAGVPLVVHTPHGHVFYGHFGRGASWVFLQVERLLALGTTHLIALTESERDEHLAEGVGRAERFSVVPSGIDLERFRCMAGLFGRRPQGMTCPPDAIVVGSVGWLTEVKGHRFLIEALAKLKPHHPKLHVVIVGSGRLREEYLALAERLGVGEAVHLLGERQDVPDCLAAMDLFVLPSRNEGMGRALVEAMAAGRPVIASNVGGIPALVEDRRTGRLVPPGDVVALAEAIDELVRRPDVAKALGAAASESIGSRFGAQAMVRAVGAVYETALAKAGKS; encoded by the coding sequence ATGACTCCTCATAAAGTCATTCATGTGATCACGCGATTGGATCGGGGAGGGTCGGCGCAGAACACGTTGCTCACGGCCATTGGGCATGAGCCAACCCGCTTTGAATCGTTGGTGGTGGCTGGCCAGACTGGTCAGTGGGACGACCAAGGTGGTGATTTGGCCACCGATCAAAGCCGACGACGTTTGGAGGTGGCTGGAGTCCGTTGCCTACTCGTTCCGACCTTGACGCGCGAAATTCACCCGATTAAGGACTTGGCAACGCTTGTGACCCTCGTCAGCATTTTCCGTCGGGAGAAGCCGACCATTGTTCATACTCATACGTCCAAGGCCGGGGTCCTGGGCCGGCTGGCTGCATGGATGGCGGGAGTCCCCCTGGTGGTGCACACGCCTCACGGGCATGTCTTTTACGGACACTTCGGTCGGGGGGCCTCGTGGGTATTTCTGCAGGTTGAGAGACTGTTGGCTCTCGGTACCACACACCTGATTGCGTTGACGGAGTCGGAGCGGGATGAGCATCTGGCCGAAGGGGTTGGCCGGGCCGAGCGTTTCTCAGTGGTGCCGAGCGGGATCGATCTGGAGCGATTCAGGTGTATGGCCGGTCTGTTCGGTCGGCGCCCGCAAGGCATGACCTGTCCGCCTGATGCGATTGTCGTGGGGTCGGTCGGGTGGCTGACCGAGGTCAAGGGACATCGGTTTCTGATCGAGGCCCTGGCCAAGTTGAAGCCGCATCATCCCAAGCTCCACGTCGTGATTGTCGGGAGCGGCAGGCTGCGGGAGGAGTATCTGGCCTTGGCGGAACGGTTGGGGGTGGGAGAGGCAGTGCATTTGCTGGGGGAACGGCAGGATGTGCCGGACTGTCTGGCTGCCATGGATCTCTTCGTGTTGCCTTCGCGCAATGAGGGGATGGGACGGGCCCTGGTCGAAGCGATGGCGGCGGGACGACCGGTGATTGCCTCGAACGTTGGTGGTATCCCCGCGCTCGTAGAAGACCGGCGTACCGGGCGCCTCGTGCCGCCTGGCGATGTCGTTGCGCTGGCTGAGGCGATCGATGAATTGGTCCGGCGGCCGGATGTGGCCAAGGCTTTGGGTGCTGCAGCCAGCGAGAGTATCGGGTCTCGGTTCGGCGCACAGGCCATGGTTCGAGCGGTGGGAGCTGTCTACGAAACGGCTTTAGCCAAGGCGGGTAAATCGTGA
- the asnB gene encoding asparagine synthase (glutamine-hydrolyzing) has product MCGICGIVGSGDEATLDRMMRRIVHRGPDESGSHREPGVLLGIQRLRVIDPQGGQQPIANEDRTVWVVFNGEIYNYRELREELIGKGHRFATNSDTEVLVHLYEQEGEEGVRRLKGMFAYALWDRERQTLLLVRDRLGIKPLYYATWPGGLAFASELPALLESLPPHTVAPRAIAQYLTLLYVPGPGTLFEGVRQLQPGELLKVVNGRVETKQYFHPTDVPGSRTRLSQADAEDRFLELLRERVQAHLVSDVPLGLFLSGGLDSGSILAMMRQVTNGPIRSFSVGYEDEADRSYNELDQARLLADHFGADHTEERLRPDAVTLLPKIVAAMGEPFADSSAIPTYLVSEVARRSVTVALSGIGGDELFGGYPRYLGVRAASHYAQVPQCLRAWIGTSLAPRIPEGAGSRDQLGRVKRFLRDGHLSLAEQYWLWITFVPSEWGASAFAQDFSGLRGATDTAADYRRLFDNWPSDDPSERAMGLDLQTYLPDDLLRMGDRLSMAHSLELRVPFCDPELLSFAYSLPTSTRFSGWRLKGFMRKALQPVLPPSIVKGAKLGFRVPLARWLREDLREMVRDLLSDAAIKRRGYVKPEYVQWLLQEHESGRRNFADQIYALLVLEMWHLGRDVS; this is encoded by the coding sequence ATGTGTGGGATTTGCGGAATCGTCGGGAGCGGAGACGAGGCGACGCTAGATCGGATGATGCGCCGGATCGTGCACCGGGGGCCTGATGAGAGCGGCAGTCACCGGGAGCCGGGAGTCCTGCTGGGGATTCAGCGGTTGCGCGTGATCGATCCCCAAGGGGGGCAGCAGCCGATCGCCAATGAAGATCGCACGGTCTGGGTGGTGTTCAACGGAGAGATCTATAATTATCGCGAACTGCGCGAGGAGCTGATCGGCAAGGGTCATCGTTTTGCGACCAATAGTGACACAGAGGTCTTGGTTCATCTCTACGAGCAGGAAGGCGAGGAGGGAGTCAGGCGGCTCAAGGGGATGTTCGCCTATGCGCTCTGGGACCGTGAACGACAGACGCTGCTGTTAGTCCGTGATCGCTTGGGGATCAAGCCCCTCTATTATGCGACCTGGCCAGGCGGCCTGGCCTTTGCCTCGGAGTTGCCGGCTCTGTTGGAATCGCTCCCCCCTCATACTGTGGCCCCACGGGCTATCGCGCAATACCTGACCCTGCTCTATGTACCGGGGCCTGGCACTCTGTTCGAGGGAGTTCGTCAATTGCAGCCAGGAGAGCTGCTCAAAGTCGTTAATGGCAGGGTCGAAACAAAACAGTATTTCCATCCCACTGATGTGCCTGGATCTCGGACTAGGCTGTCGCAAGCCGATGCTGAGGACCGGTTCCTCGAACTTTTACGTGAGCGGGTACAGGCCCATCTGGTGAGCGATGTGCCGCTCGGGCTGTTTCTGTCTGGCGGGCTCGATTCAGGATCGATTCTGGCCATGATGCGGCAAGTGACCAATGGACCAATCCGCAGTTTCTCAGTCGGGTACGAAGATGAGGCAGACCGTTCCTATAACGAATTGGATCAGGCCAGGCTGTTAGCGGATCACTTCGGTGCCGATCATACAGAGGAACGGCTCCGCCCTGATGCGGTGACTTTGCTGCCGAAGATCGTCGCAGCGATGGGAGAGCCTTTTGCCGACTCTTCGGCCATTCCCACCTATCTCGTGTCCGAAGTGGCTAGACGTTCGGTCACGGTCGCTTTGTCCGGCATCGGCGGGGACGAGCTATTCGGCGGCTACCCTCGTTATCTTGGCGTTCGCGCTGCATCGCACTATGCCCAGGTGCCTCAGTGCCTGCGAGCATGGATCGGTACTTCTCTCGCGCCCAGGATTCCCGAGGGGGCAGGCAGCCGGGATCAGCTTGGCCGTGTGAAACGGTTTCTGCGGGACGGGCATCTGTCGCTGGCAGAGCAATATTGGCTGTGGATCACGTTTGTGCCATCAGAGTGGGGTGCCTCGGCCTTTGCCCAAGACTTTTCTGGACTGAGGGGGGCGACGGATACGGCGGCGGACTATCGACGCCTCTTTGATAACTGGCCTTCCGATGATCCGTCCGAGCGGGCCATGGGCCTGGACTTGCAGACCTACCTGCCGGACGATCTCCTTCGCATGGGAGACCGGCTTAGCATGGCCCATTCGCTCGAGCTGCGCGTGCCTTTCTGTGATCCTGAGTTGCTCTCGTTTGCCTATTCGCTTCCTACCTCAACCAGATTTTCCGGCTGGAGGCTGAAGGGGTTCATGCGCAAGGCGCTGCAGCCTGTGCTTCCACCTTCCATCGTCAAGGGAGCGAAGCTGGGGTTTCGTGTGCCACTTGCCCGTTGGCTGCGCGAAGACCTTCGTGAAATGGTGAGGGATCTCTTGTCGGATGCTGCAATTAAGCGGCGTGGCTACGTGAAGCCTGAGTATGTTCAATGGCTGCTCCAGGAACATGAGTCGGGCCGACGGAACTTTGCCGACCAAATCTATGCCTTGCTTGTGCTGGAGATGTGGCATCTCGGGCGTGACGTCTCATGA
- a CDS encoding WbqC family protein yields the protein MRIAIHQPQFLPWLGYLDKIDQADLFVILDNVQFKKNEWQNRNRIRTAQGCQWLTVPVLHRFGQRVNEVRINQTSDWPSKHLHALEMHYSRAAYRDPVLEGLRPIYQQSWHSLASLNLAVLEWLMAAFGITTPLRLASEMTLREEPTDRLIDICRTVGATHYLAGAGAPGYMDVPRFEASGLALEIQDFRSPVYVQCYEPFVPGLAAIDLLLTCGNDALRLLREARVSR from the coding sequence ATGCGGATTGCCATTCATCAGCCTCAGTTTTTGCCCTGGCTCGGATACCTGGATAAGATCGATCAGGCCGATCTATTTGTGATCCTGGACAATGTGCAGTTCAAGAAAAACGAGTGGCAGAATCGCAACCGGATCAGGACGGCTCAGGGCTGTCAGTGGCTGACGGTGCCCGTGCTGCACCGGTTTGGACAACGTGTGAACGAGGTGCGCATCAACCAGACATCGGACTGGCCCAGCAAGCACCTGCATGCGCTGGAGATGCATTACAGCCGGGCCGCTTATCGCGACCCTGTTCTGGAGGGGCTTCGGCCCATTTATCAGCAATCCTGGCACAGCTTGGCTTCCCTCAATCTGGCTGTGCTCGAATGGCTGATGGCTGCATTCGGGATCACGACCCCCTTGAGACTGGCGTCAGAGATGACGTTGCGGGAAGAGCCCACCGATCGCTTGATCGATATTTGCCGGACGGTCGGCGCGACGCATTACCTGGCCGGAGCCGGCGCTCCCGGCTATATGGATGTGCCTCGGTTTGAGGCGTCGGGCCTCGCGCTGGAGATCCAAGACTTTCGATCCCCGGTCTATGTCCAGTGCTATGAGCCATTCGTGCCAGGCCTGGCAGCCATTGACTTGCTTCTCACATGTGGGAATGATGCGCTGCGGCTTCTGCGAGAGGCGAGGGTCTCTCGGTAG